One Cellulomonas sp. Y8 DNA segment encodes these proteins:
- a CDS encoding inorganic diphosphatase codes for MEFDVTIEIPKGQRNKYEVDHATGRIRLDRMLFTSTRYPDDYGFIDGTLGEDGDPLDALVLLEEPTFPGCLIRCRALGMFRMRDEAGGDDKVLCVPTGDQRAAWRQDIDDVSDFHRLEIQHFFEVYKDLEPGKSVEGAHWVGRAEAEAEIERSRQRAIDAGYDQH; via the coding sequence GTGGAGTTCGACGTCACGATCGAGATCCCCAAGGGCCAGCGGAACAAGTACGAGGTCGACCATGCGACCGGACGGATCCGGCTGGACCGCATGCTGTTCACCTCGACGCGGTACCCGGACGACTACGGGTTCATCGACGGCACCCTCGGCGAGGACGGCGACCCGCTGGACGCGCTGGTGCTGCTCGAGGAGCCGACGTTCCCGGGCTGCCTGATCCGGTGCCGCGCGCTCGGCATGTTCCGCATGCGCGACGAGGCCGGCGGCGACGACAAGGTGCTCTGCGTGCCGACGGGCGACCAGCGTGCCGCGTGGCGCCAGGACATCGACGACGTCTCGGATTTCCACCGCCTGGAGATCCAGCACTTCTTCGAGGTCTACAAGGACCTGGAGCCCGGCAAGTCGGTCGAGGGCGCCCACTGGGTCGGCCGCGCCGAGGCCGAGGCCGAGATCGAGCGCTCCCGGCAGCGCGCGATCGACGCGGGGTACGACCAGCACTGA
- the dacB gene encoding D-alanyl-D-alanine carboxypeptidase/D-alanyl-D-alanine-endopeptidase, whose translation MAALVVVLAGGAYVTADAYDVVPGLVTLAPEPAPAAPFPEAPGATTTGAGATVLADLDAATPAPDADQVQALVQGLAGDARLGPTVGVLVADALTGEVLGEHAGDDARTPASTAKLVTGVAALTRLGADRTFDTTVRQGAGDQIVLVGGGDMMLAAGVGDPDAVNGRAGLADLAALVAVQLRLAGRDTVTLGLDDTLFSGPATAPGWDPADIAMGFVAPVAPLAVDIAKISAGEYPPRRADPAMHAATEFAARLGEAGITVTGTPARVSAPATGDVLGVVSSAPVPEVAQYFLDTSDNTITEVVARMVALDLGLPGSFEGATQAVLRTAQTLGVDTAGATLADASGLADGSALPPRMLLGLLELVVDPAHPELREVSNGMPIGGLTGTLSDRFRSGDATGLVRAKTGSLTSVTSLAGSVLDADGRLLLFVLMADQTGAVGQYQPRQALDGFVSQLAGCGCRG comes from the coding sequence GTGGCGGCGCTCGTGGTGGTGCTCGCGGGCGGGGCCTACGTCACCGCGGACGCCTACGACGTGGTGCCGGGTCTCGTGACCCTCGCGCCCGAGCCCGCCCCGGCGGCCCCGTTCCCCGAGGCGCCCGGCGCGACGACGACCGGGGCCGGTGCGACGGTGCTGGCCGACCTCGACGCCGCCACCCCCGCGCCGGACGCGGACCAGGTGCAGGCGCTGGTGCAGGGGCTCGCGGGCGACGCGCGGCTGGGTCCGACGGTCGGCGTGCTCGTCGCGGACGCGCTCACCGGCGAGGTCCTGGGGGAGCACGCGGGCGACGACGCCCGGACCCCGGCGTCGACCGCCAAGCTCGTCACCGGCGTGGCCGCGCTGACCCGGCTCGGGGCGGACCGGACCTTCGACACCACGGTGCGCCAGGGTGCGGGGGACCAGATCGTGCTGGTCGGCGGCGGCGACATGATGCTGGCGGCCGGCGTGGGCGACCCGGACGCCGTGAACGGCCGCGCGGGCCTCGCCGACCTCGCGGCGCTCGTCGCGGTGCAGCTGCGGCTCGCGGGCCGGGACACGGTGACGCTGGGGCTCGACGACACGCTGTTCAGCGGCCCCGCCACGGCGCCCGGCTGGGACCCCGCGGACATCGCCATGGGGTTCGTCGCGCCGGTCGCGCCGCTCGCCGTCGACATCGCGAAGATCTCCGCCGGCGAGTACCCGCCGCGGCGCGCCGACCCGGCGATGCACGCCGCCACGGAGTTCGCCGCGCGGCTGGGCGAGGCGGGGATCACGGTGACCGGCACCCCCGCGCGGGTGTCCGCGCCCGCGACCGGGGACGTCCTCGGCGTCGTCTCCTCCGCGCCGGTGCCGGAGGTCGCGCAGTACTTCCTCGACACGTCGGACAACACGATCACCGAGGTCGTCGCCCGGATGGTCGCGCTCGACCTCGGCCTGCCGGGCAGCTTCGAGGGCGCGACCCAGGCCGTGCTGCGCACCGCGCAGACCCTGGGCGTCGACACCGCGGGCGCCACGCTGGCCGACGCCTCCGGGCTCGCCGACGGCTCGGCGCTGCCCCCGCGGATGCTGCTCGGGCTGCTCGAGCTCGTCGTCGACCCCGCGCACCCCGAGCTGCGCGAGGTCAGCAACGGCATGCCGATCGGCGGCCTGACCGGCACGCTGTCCGACCGGTTCCGCTCCGGCGACGCGACCGGGCTGGTGCGCGCCAAGACCGGCAGCCTCACGAGCGTCACCTCCCTCGCCGGCTCGGTGCTGGACGCCGACGGGCGGCTGCTGCTGTTCGTGCTCATGGCCGACCAGACCGGGGCGGTCGGCCAGTACCAGCCGCGGCAGGCGCTCGACGGGTTCGTCTCGCAGCTCGCGGGGTGCGGCTGCCGCGGGTGA
- a CDS encoding zinc-dependent metalloprotease has translation MQPAVDWDLAARLAARAVRSGPAATRAERAAVVADLRAAAPVAAEHVARITRMAPAHPAAPAHDVRVVDRASWARANVRALEGLTARVGVPADRGLRGAAGAGQVAAVLGLLSGAVLGQYDPWGGRGTLLLVAPNVLAVERALGVDPADFRLWVTLHEQTHAQQFASAPWLAGHLSDRLRVLLAEEGSRPRWPWSGRGDGTDGADAADGDAGDDDPSGDAGAAARGGRPRSLLDLLDPRQRVVLDEVGAVMALLEGHADVTMDAVGRAVVPSVRRIRRRFEARRDGAAGTGGMRKALRAVLGMDVKLAQYRDGAAFVRGVRRRVGTDGLNAVWAEADALPSAAEIADPAAWVRRVHG, from the coding sequence GTGCAGCCGGCCGTGGACTGGGACCTGGCCGCCCGGCTCGCCGCGCGCGCGGTGCGGTCCGGGCCCGCCGCCACGCGCGCCGAGCGGGCCGCGGTCGTCGCCGACCTGCGCGCCGCGGCGCCCGTCGCGGCCGAGCACGTCGCGCGCATCACCCGGATGGCGCCCGCCCACCCGGCCGCTCCCGCGCACGACGTCCGGGTGGTCGACCGCGCGTCCTGGGCGCGCGCCAACGTGCGGGCGCTGGAGGGCCTGACCGCGCGGGTCGGGGTGCCCGCCGACCGGGGGCTGCGCGGCGCGGCCGGCGCCGGGCAGGTCGCCGCGGTCCTCGGGCTGCTGTCGGGGGCCGTGCTGGGCCAGTACGACCCCTGGGGCGGCCGGGGCACGCTGCTGCTCGTCGCGCCCAACGTGCTGGCGGTCGAGCGCGCGCTCGGGGTCGACCCCGCGGACTTCCGGCTCTGGGTGACGCTGCACGAGCAGACGCACGCCCAGCAGTTCGCGTCCGCGCCCTGGCTGGCGGGCCACCTGAGCGACCGGCTGCGGGTGCTGCTCGCGGAGGAGGGGTCCCGGCCGCGGTGGCCGTGGTCGGGCCGGGGGGACGGGACGGACGGGGCCGACGCGGCGGACGGCGACGCCGGCGACGACGACCCGTCGGGCGACGCGGGTGCCGCGGCGCGCGGGGGTCGGCCGCGCTCGCTGCTCGACCTGCTCGACCCCCGCCAGCGCGTCGTGCTCGACGAGGTCGGCGCGGTCATGGCGCTGCTCGAGGGGCACGCCGACGTGACGATGGACGCGGTCGGCCGCGCGGTCGTGCCGTCCGTGCGGCGCATCCGGCGCCGGTTCGAGGCCCGCCGCGACGGCGCCGCCGGCACGGGCGGCATGCGGAAGGCGCTGCGGGCCGTGCTCGGCATGGACGTGAAGCTCGCCCAGTACCGCGACGGCGCGGCGTTCGTGCGCGGGGTGCGCCGCCGGGTCGGCACCGACGGGCTGAACGCGGTGTGGGCGGAGGCGGACGCGCTGCCGTCGGCCGCCGAGATCGCGGACCCGGCCGCCTGGGTGCGCCGGGTGCACGGCTGA
- the tilS gene encoding tRNA lysidine(34) synthetase TilS gives MARLDPAVAAVRGAVAAALADLPAGARVLVACSGGPDSLALAAAAAFAAASAARRGEPGWRVGAVVVDHRLQPGSAAVAARAAAGCRALGLDPVAVVAVDATAGAGSGGPEAAARDARYAALEAEAARLGAAAVLLGHTRDDQAEGVLLGLARGSGGRSLAGMPAVRGLLRRPLLGVSRAETLAACAAEGLDPWHDPTNTPADGDAGAPARSRVRARVLPVLERELGPGVAAALARSAELLREDADALDALAADLLARAEAEDGAPGLVLDAAVLAAAPAALRHRALRAAAVRAGAPAGSVTRAHVTAVAALVTHWRGQGPVHLPGRVAASRACGRLALRAAAPSTDPDDVVRARVRAQRRAVEPDDEGDPQR, from the coding sequence GTGGCGCGCCTCGACCCCGCGGTCGCGGCCGTGCGCGGCGCCGTCGCGGCCGCGCTCGCGGACCTGCCGGCCGGCGCGCGGGTGCTGGTCGCGTGCTCCGGGGGCCCCGACTCGCTGGCGCTCGCGGCCGCGGCGGCGTTCGCCGCGGCGTCGGCCGCGCGCCGGGGCGAGCCCGGGTGGCGGGTCGGGGCGGTCGTCGTCGACCACCGTCTGCAGCCCGGCAGCGCCGCGGTGGCGGCCCGGGCCGCGGCCGGCTGCCGGGCGCTGGGCCTGGACCCGGTCGCGGTGGTGGCGGTCGACGCGACGGCCGGCGCGGGCAGCGGCGGGCCGGAGGCGGCCGCGCGGGACGCCCGGTACGCGGCGCTGGAGGCCGAGGCCGCGCGGCTCGGGGCCGCGGCCGTGCTGCTCGGCCACACCCGCGACGACCAGGCCGAGGGCGTGCTGCTCGGCCTGGCCCGGGGCTCCGGGGGGCGGTCGCTCGCCGGGATGCCTGCCGTCCGCGGGCTGCTGCGGAGACCCCTGCTCGGGGTGTCCCGGGCCGAGACGCTCGCCGCGTGCGCCGCCGAGGGGCTGGACCCGTGGCACGACCCCACCAACACGCCCGCCGACGGGGACGCCGGGGCGCCCGCCCGGTCCCGGGTGCGCGCCCGGGTGCTGCCCGTGCTGGAGCGGGAGCTCGGCCCGGGGGTGGCCGCGGCGCTGGCGCGCTCGGCGGAGCTGCTGCGCGAGGACGCGGACGCGCTGGACGCCCTGGCGGCGGACCTGCTGGCCCGCGCGGAGGCGGAGGACGGCGCCCCCGGCCTCGTCCTCGACGCCGCCGTCCTCGCCGCCGCGCCCGCCGCCCTGCGGCACCGCGCGCTCCGGGCCGCCGCCGTCCGCGCGGGCGCCCCCGCCGGCTCGGTCACCCGGGCGCACGTCACCGCGGTCGCCGCGCTCGTGACCCACTGGCGCGGCCAGGGCCCGGTCCACCTGCCCGGGCGCGTGGCGGCGTCCCGCGCGTGTGGCAGGCTTGCGCTGCGCGCAGCAGCCCCGTCGACCGACCCGGACGACGTCGTGCGCGCGCGGGTCCGGGCGCAGCGCCGGGCCGTCGAGCCGGACGACGAGGGAGACCCGCAGCGGTGA
- the hpt gene encoding hypoxanthine phosphoribosyltransferase — MNVEDMGADLERVLLTEEQLGTRLDEIAARIDEDYAGREILLVGVLKGAVMVMADLARRISTPLAMDWMAVSSYGSGTKSSGVVRILKDLDADLTGRHVLIVEDIIDSGLTLSWLLANLRSRGPASVEIATMLRKPEAAKVEVDVRYVGFDIPNEFVVGYGLDYAEKYRNLPCVGTLAPHVYSS, encoded by the coding sequence GTGAACGTGGAGGACATGGGCGCGGACCTGGAGCGGGTGCTCCTGACCGAGGAGCAGCTCGGGACCCGCCTGGACGAGATCGCGGCCCGGATCGACGAGGACTACGCCGGCCGGGAGATCCTGCTCGTCGGCGTGCTCAAGGGCGCCGTCATGGTGATGGCCGACCTGGCCCGCCGGATCAGCACCCCGCTCGCGATGGACTGGATGGCGGTGTCGTCCTACGGCTCCGGCACCAAGTCGTCCGGCGTCGTGCGGATCCTCAAGGACCTGGACGCCGACCTGACCGGGCGGCACGTGCTGATCGTCGAGGACATCATCGACTCCGGCCTGACGCTGTCGTGGCTGCTCGCGAACCTGCGGAGCCGCGGTCCGGCGTCGGTCGAGATCGCGACGATGCTGCGCAAGCCCGAGGCCGCCAAGGTCGAGGTGGACGTGCGCTACGTCGGGTTCGACATCCCGAACGAGTTCGTCGTCGGCTACGGCCTCGACTACGCCGAGAAGTACCGCAACCTGCCGTGCGTCGGCACCCTGGCGCCGCACGTCTACTCGTCCTGA
- the ftsH gene encoding ATP-dependent zinc metalloprotease FtsH: MTLKRLTRGPVLWIIVAVVILWIAASAFMSSGVQRIDTSDGLELLKDGKVDQALVTEGSQRVDLTLSEDFVKDGDNLGKNVQFYYVVPQGPTVVEAIADADPSGGYTSDVPQQSWWGSLLTLVLPFVIILGLFWFLMSSMQGGGSRVMSFGKSKAKLVTKETPQVTFADVAGVDEAVEELHEIKEFLSDSDKFQAVGAKIPKGVLLYGPPGTGKTLLARAVAGEAGVPFYSISGSDFVEMFVGVGASRVRDLFDQAKQNAPAIIFIDEIDAVGRHRGAGMGGGHDEREQTLNQMLVEMDGFDVKTNVILIAATNRPDILDPALLRPGRFDRQVSVEAPDLKGRERILQVHAQGKPMATDVDLEAVARRTPGFTGADLANVLNEAALLTARSNAQIIDNRALDEAIDRVIAGPQKRTRVMKVKEQKITAYHEGGHALVAAALRYTDPVTKVTILPRGRALGYTMVMPTEDKYSTTRNELLDQLAYAMGGRVAEELVFHDPTTGASNDIEKATATARKMVTQYGMSERVGAVKLGTDGSEPFMGRDMGHGRDYSETVAGTVDVEVRKLMDAAHTEAWEILIEYRDVLDHLVLELLEKETLNQQELAVIFEPITKRPPREVWLSSEQRSVSDRPPVLTAKEKAEQNGSVVPQDEAAAAKDEHPAAIAVEVPPSQTPDA; this comes from the coding sequence ATGACACTCAAGCGCCTCACCCGCGGACCCGTCCTGTGGATCATCGTGGCCGTCGTGATCCTGTGGATCGCGGCCAGCGCCTTCATGTCCTCCGGCGTGCAGCGGATCGACACCTCCGACGGCCTCGAGCTGCTCAAGGACGGCAAGGTCGACCAGGCCCTGGTCACCGAGGGCTCGCAGCGGGTCGACCTCACGCTGTCCGAGGACTTCGTCAAGGACGGGGACAACCTCGGCAAGAACGTGCAGTTCTACTACGTCGTGCCGCAGGGGCCGACCGTGGTGGAGGCCATCGCCGACGCCGACCCGTCCGGCGGGTACACCTCGGACGTCCCGCAGCAGTCGTGGTGGGGCAGCCTGCTGACGCTGGTGCTGCCGTTCGTCATCATCCTGGGCCTGTTCTGGTTCCTGATGTCGTCGATGCAGGGCGGCGGCTCGCGGGTGATGTCCTTCGGCAAGTCGAAGGCCAAGCTCGTCACCAAGGAGACGCCGCAGGTCACGTTCGCGGACGTCGCCGGCGTGGACGAGGCCGTCGAGGAGCTGCACGAGATCAAGGAGTTCCTGTCCGACTCGGACAAGTTCCAGGCGGTCGGCGCGAAGATCCCGAAGGGCGTGCTGCTGTACGGCCCGCCCGGGACCGGCAAGACCCTGCTGGCGCGCGCGGTCGCGGGCGAGGCGGGCGTGCCGTTCTACTCGATCTCCGGCTCGGACTTCGTCGAGATGTTCGTCGGCGTCGGCGCCAGCCGCGTGCGCGACCTGTTCGACCAGGCCAAGCAGAACGCCCCGGCGATCATCTTCATCGACGAGATCGACGCCGTCGGCCGGCACCGCGGCGCCGGCATGGGCGGCGGCCACGACGAGCGCGAGCAGACCCTCAACCAGATGCTGGTCGAGATGGACGGCTTCGACGTCAAGACGAACGTCATCCTCATCGCGGCGACCAACCGCCCCGACATCCTCGACCCCGCGCTGCTGCGCCCGGGCCGGTTCGACCGGCAGGTGTCGGTCGAGGCGCCGGACCTCAAGGGCCGCGAGCGGATCCTCCAGGTGCACGCGCAGGGCAAGCCGATGGCCACCGACGTCGACCTCGAGGCCGTCGCCCGCCGCACGCCGGGCTTCACCGGCGCCGACCTGGCGAACGTGCTGAACGAGGCCGCGCTGCTCACCGCCCGGTCGAACGCGCAGATCATCGACAACCGCGCGCTGGACGAGGCCATCGACCGCGTGATCGCCGGCCCGCAGAAGCGCACCCGCGTGATGAAGGTCAAGGAGCAGAAGATCACCGCGTACCACGAGGGCGGCCACGCCCTGGTGGCGGCGGCGCTGCGGTACACCGACCCGGTGACCAAGGTGACGATCCTGCCCCGCGGCCGCGCCCTCGGCTACACGATGGTCATGCCGACGGAGGACAAGTACTCCACCACCCGCAACGAGCTGCTCGACCAGCTCGCGTACGCCATGGGCGGCCGGGTGGCCGAGGAGCTCGTGTTCCACGACCCCACCACCGGCGCCAGCAACGACATCGAGAAGGCCACCGCCACGGCCCGCAAGATGGTCACGCAGTACGGCATGAGCGAGCGCGTCGGCGCCGTGAAGCTCGGCACCGACGGCAGCGAGCCGTTCATGGGCCGCGACATGGGCCACGGGCGCGACTACTCCGAGACGGTCGCCGGCACGGTCGACGTCGAGGTCCGCAAGCTCATGGACGCCGCGCACACCGAGGCGTGGGAGATCCTGATCGAGTACCGCGACGTGCTGGACCACCTGGTGCTGGAGCTCCTGGAGAAGGAGACCCTCAACCAGCAGGAGCTGGCCGTCATCTTCGAGCCGATCACCAAGCGCCCGCCGCGCGAGGTGTGGCTGTCGAGCGAGCAGCGCTCCGTCTCCGACCGCCCGCCGGTGCTCACCGCGAAGGAGAAGGCGGAGCAGAACGGCTCCGTCGTCCCGCAGGACGAGGCCGCCGCGGCGAAGGACGAGCACCCCGCAGCGATCGCGGTCGAGGTGCCGCCGAGCCAGACGCCGGACGCCTGA
- the folE gene encoding GTP cyclohydrolase I FolE: protein MAADGRGRRREVPPYDAARAEAAIRELLLAVGEDPEREGLRDTPARVARAYQEIFAGLRQDPHDVLSATFDIGHEEMVLVKDIEVYSTCEHHLVPFHGVAHIGYIPGQSGKVTGLSKLARLVDVYARRPQVQERMTGEIADAMVEVLEPRGVLVVVECEHLCMSMRGVRKPGSRTVTSAVRGQMRDPATRAEAMSLVLGR, encoded by the coding sequence GTGGCGGCCGACGGCCGCGGCCGGCGCCGCGAGGTCCCGCCCTACGACGCCGCGCGCGCCGAGGCGGCGATCCGGGAGCTGCTGCTCGCGGTGGGGGAGGACCCCGAGCGCGAGGGGCTCCGGGACACCCCGGCCCGCGTAGCCCGGGCGTACCAGGAGATCTTCGCGGGGCTGCGCCAGGACCCGCACGACGTGCTGAGCGCGACGTTCGACATCGGGCACGAGGAGATGGTCCTGGTCAAGGACATCGAGGTGTACTCGACCTGCGAGCACCACCTCGTGCCGTTCCACGGCGTCGCGCACATCGGCTACATCCCGGGCCAGTCAGGCAAGGTCACCGGCCTGAGCAAGCTCGCCCGGCTCGTCGACGTGTACGCGCGGCGGCCGCAGGTGCAGGAGCGGATGACGGGCGAGATCGCCGACGCGATGGTCGAGGTGCTCGAACCGCGCGGCGTGCTCGTCGTCGTCGAGTGCGAGCACCTGTGCATGTCGATGCGCGGCGTGCGCAAGCCCGGCTCCCGCACCGTGACGTCCGCGGTGCGCGGGCAGATGCGGGACCCGGCCACCCGGGCCGAGGCGATGAGCCTCGTCCTCGGCCGCTGA
- the folP gene encoding dihydropteroate synthase, with the protein MRPPSPLPPAPTAAGRAGRTLVMGVVNVTPDSFSDGGRWFAPDAAVAHGLALLADGADLLDVGGESTRPGAARVPVAEELDRVLPVVRELASRGAAVSVDTTRAEVAEAAVAAGAVVVNDVSGGLADPEIRGVVARTGVVYVAMHWRGHADVMDSLAEYDDVVADVRRELADRVAELRAAGVADHQVVLDPGLGFAKPGSANWPLLARLPELVADGFPVLVGASRKRFLGHLLAGEDGVPVPPEQRDAATAAVSALAAASGAWCVRVHEVRGTADAVRVAARWRAAAPSGEDEG; encoded by the coding sequence GTGCGTCCCCCCTCGCCGCTCCCGCCCGCGCCGACCGCCGCCGGTCGTGCGGGCCGGACCCTGGTCATGGGGGTGGTGAACGTGACGCCCGACTCGTTCTCGGACGGCGGGCGGTGGTTCGCGCCCGACGCCGCGGTGGCCCACGGGCTGGCGCTGCTCGCCGACGGGGCGGACCTGCTCGACGTCGGCGGCGAGTCGACCCGGCCGGGCGCCGCGCGGGTGCCGGTGGCCGAGGAGCTCGACCGGGTGCTGCCCGTGGTCCGCGAGCTCGCGTCCCGCGGCGCGGCGGTCAGCGTCGACACCACGCGCGCGGAGGTGGCCGAGGCCGCCGTCGCGGCGGGCGCCGTGGTCGTCAACGACGTGTCCGGCGGCCTGGCCGACCCGGAGATCCGCGGCGTCGTCGCCCGCACCGGCGTGGTGTACGTGGCGATGCACTGGCGCGGGCACGCCGACGTCATGGACTCGCTGGCGGAGTACGACGACGTCGTGGCCGACGTCCGGCGCGAGCTCGCGGACCGGGTCGCCGAGCTGCGCGCGGCCGGGGTCGCCGACCACCAGGTCGTGCTCGACCCGGGGCTCGGGTTCGCCAAGCCGGGCTCCGCGAACTGGCCGCTGCTCGCGCGGCTGCCGGAGCTCGTCGCCGACGGGTTCCCGGTGCTGGTCGGCGCGTCCCGCAAGCGGTTCCTCGGCCACCTGCTGGCCGGCGAGGACGGCGTGCCGGTCCCCCCGGAGCAGCGGGACGCGGCGACCGCGGCGGTGTCCGCGCTCGCCGCCGCGTCCGGGGCGTGGTGCGTGCGGGTGCACGAGGTACGGGGTACGGCCGACGCGGTGCGCGTCGCGGCCCGGTGGAGGGCGGCGGCGCCGTCCGGGGAGGACGAGGGATGA
- the folK gene encoding 2-amino-4-hydroxy-6-hydroxymethyldihydropteridine diphosphokinase, with the protein MSDEADVPGRDGHRLDRIRLTGVTATGYHGVFEHERREGQTFVADVVAHLDTRRAAATDDLRHTLNYGVLAEQVVTVLAGEPADLVETVAERIAATVLAHPQVQCVDVAVHKPQAPITVPFGDVVVEVRRDRTWLPAAEPVPDDAPRWLPEGAGAPALPAAVPAPVPPTAPAEPVAPGATAVLPLAAVPVPGDLDLPPAPPGPVPSDPADAWDADEVVEAELVQDALDAAPDAPVEVVLAIGSNLGAAQDTLRDAVADLAAVPGLEVLDVSALARTAPVGGPEQPDFLNAVLIARTTLSPRDLLRATSEVERRHGRERLVHWGPRTLDVDIIVYGDVSAVTDDLELPHPRAHERAFVLQPWAQVQPDAVLHGLGGGPVAQLAATAPDRDGVRWLALDWLTAPVLAAQPDPGGAGDDDGAAGDRLGGDPLGGGPVAWADPPGGTRTGRQDP; encoded by the coding sequence ATGAGCGACGAGGCGGACGTGCCCGGGCGGGACGGCCACCGGCTGGACCGGATCCGGCTGACCGGCGTCACGGCGACCGGCTACCACGGGGTGTTCGAGCACGAGCGCCGCGAGGGGCAGACGTTCGTGGCCGACGTGGTCGCGCACCTCGACACCCGGCGGGCCGCGGCGACCGACGACCTGCGGCACACCCTCAACTACGGCGTGCTCGCCGAGCAGGTCGTGACGGTGCTCGCGGGCGAGCCCGCGGACCTGGTCGAGACGGTCGCCGAGCGGATCGCCGCGACCGTGCTCGCGCACCCGCAGGTGCAGTGCGTCGACGTCGCCGTGCACAAGCCCCAGGCGCCGATCACCGTGCCGTTCGGCGACGTGGTCGTGGAGGTGCGCCGGGACCGGACGTGGCTGCCCGCCGCGGAGCCGGTGCCGGACGACGCGCCGCGGTGGCTGCCGGAGGGGGCCGGCGCGCCGGCGCTGCCCGCGGCCGTGCCCGCGCCGGTGCCCCCGACGGCGCCGGCCGAGCCCGTCGCGCCCGGGGCCACCGCCGTCCTGCCGCTCGCCGCGGTGCCCGTGCCCGGCGACCTCGACCTGCCGCCGGCGCCCCCCGGTCCCGTGCCGAGCGACCCGGCGGACGCCTGGGACGCCGACGAGGTGGTCGAGGCCGAGCTGGTGCAGGACGCCCTGGACGCCGCGCCGGACGCCCCGGTCGAGGTCGTGCTGGCCATCGGCTCGAACCTGGGCGCGGCGCAGGACACGCTGCGCGACGCCGTCGCCGACCTGGCCGCCGTCCCGGGCCTGGAGGTGCTCGACGTGTCGGCCCTGGCGCGCACCGCGCCCGTCGGCGGCCCGGAGCAGCCCGACTTCCTCAACGCGGTGCTGATCGCCCGCACCACGCTGTCGCCCCGCGACCTGCTCCGCGCGACCTCCGAGGTCGAGCGGCGGCACGGGCGCGAGCGCCTCGTGCACTGGGGTCCGCGCACCCTCGACGTCGACATCATCGTGTACGGCGACGTCTCGGCCGTGACCGACGACCTGGAGCTGCCGCACCCCCGGGCCCACGAGCGGGCGTTCGTGCTGCAGCCGTGGGCGCAGGTGCAGCCGGACGCCGTGCTGCACGGCCTCGGCGGCGGACCCGTCGCGCAGCTCGCCGCCACGGCGCCCGACCGGGACGGGGTCCGCTGGCTCGCGCTCGACTGGCTGACCGCGCCGGTGCTGGCCGCGCAGCCCGACCCGGGCGGCGCGGGCGACGACGACGGCGCCGCGGGCGACCGGCTCGGCGGCGACCCGCTCGGCGGCGGGCCCGTCGCGTGGGCCGACCCGCCGGGCGGCACCCGCACCGGGCGGCAGGACCCCTGA
- a CDS encoding DUF3180 domain-containing protein: MQRTRVRTLVLVAVVAAAVGWLVVSALGSRGVVLPQVPWLMVGVLVLIAAVVLAMGWSVRQYLRGRHPTLDPMRAARTAVLAKASCYTGALLAGWYAAQVLDVLGDLGIEAQRERALAAGLAVLGALVLAAAGLVVEWICRIPPGDDPEKAPGSPRDASPDAAAG, from the coding sequence ATGCAGCGCACCCGCGTCCGCACCCTCGTGCTGGTCGCCGTCGTGGCGGCAGCGGTCGGCTGGCTCGTCGTGAGCGCCCTCGGCAGCCGGGGCGTCGTGCTGCCGCAGGTGCCGTGGCTCATGGTCGGCGTGCTCGTGCTCATCGCGGCCGTCGTGCTGGCGATGGGCTGGTCGGTGCGGCAGTACCTGCGCGGCAGGCACCCGACGCTCGACCCGATGCGGGCGGCCCGGACCGCCGTGCTGGCCAAGGCGTCCTGCTACACCGGCGCGCTGCTCGCCGGCTGGTACGCGGCGCAGGTGCTGGACGTGCTCGGCGACCTCGGCATCGAGGCGCAGCGGGAGCGGGCGCTGGCCGCGGGGCTCGCGGTGCTCGGCGCCCTCGTGCTGGCCGCCGCCGGGCTGGTCGTCGAGTGGATCTGCCGGATCCCGCCCGGGGACGACCCGGAGAAGGCGCCGGGGTCGCCCCGGGACGCGTCGCCGGACGCCGCGGCCGGCTGA
- a CDS encoding PH domain-containing protein: protein MSTPEGAAAHPQPDAAPAPGIAPAPGATPVPGAAPVRESEPFEPAGVDWTPVSPRLASARLVVALAWLGVPLVVLVVVAALTGSVWVWASAALVVALVVWVLWLVPRQVRAMGYAERADDLLLRRGILFRSMVVVPYGRMQYVDVTAGPLARKLGIASVQLHTASPGTDASIDGLPTAEAARLRDQLASRGEARLAGL from the coding sequence ATGAGCACGCCCGAGGGTGCCGCCGCCCACCCGCAGCCCGACGCCGCGCCCGCGCCGGGGATCGCCCCCGCGCCCGGCGCGACGCCCGTGCCCGGGGCCGCCCCGGTGCGCGAGAGCGAGCCGTTCGAGCCCGCCGGCGTCGACTGGACCCCGGTGTCCCCGCGGCTCGCGTCGGCCCGCCTGGTGGTCGCGCTCGCGTGGCTCGGCGTCCCGCTGGTCGTGCTGGTCGTCGTGGCCGCCCTGACTGGCTCGGTCTGGGTGTGGGCGTCCGCCGCGCTCGTCGTCGCGCTCGTCGTCTGGGTCCTGTGGCTGGTGCCGCGCCAGGTGCGCGCGATGGGGTACGCCGAGCGCGCCGACGACCTGCTGCTGCGGCGCGGCATCCTGTTCCGCTCGATGGTCGTGGTGCCGTACGGCCGCATGCAGTACGTCGACGTGACCGCCGGGCCGCTGGCCCGGAAGCTCGGCATCGCGTCCGTCCAGCTGCACACCGCCTCGCCCGGCACCGACGCCTCGATCGACGGCCTGCCCACGGCCGAGGCCGCGCGGCTGCGCGACCAGCTGGCGTCCCGGGGCGAGGCCCGGCTGGCGGGGCTGTGA